A DNA window from Nitrospira sp. contains the following coding sequences:
- a CDS encoding HD-domain containing protein (MaGe:77308355) has translation MATRIHITQLRPGMRIEKLDCSWFATPFFRHRMAVTSMEQIEQLKACGVQTLDIVGELEPDPPARDGAIQEPPEAGDTAPILATPRENDAIPFEEELPAAKLVYTAAKNVIEEAMLDVRMGRDINMDAVNQVVSEMADSVIRNPDALTSLSRLKHFDEYTFFHSVNTSVLALSLGRNLDIDDTSLHQLGVGTLLHDIGKTKIPLEILNKPGKYEAHEFEIMKQHVMRGAEVLSQTTGLTDCYLKPALEHHERVDGTGYPYQRQKCDLSQFGMMAAVVDIYDAITSERCYHKAKPAHEALQFLYLISQKGHLEHTLVQRFIQIVGVYPVGSVVRLNTGEIAVVSRINRSTPLEPVVMVVKSDGNATMANPETVDLAHTEGASKRSIVAVTDPASTGIDPTVYLDQRSA, from the coding sequence ATGGCTACACGCATTCACATTACTCAGCTTCGCCCCGGCATGCGCATCGAGAAGCTGGACTGCTCCTGGTTTGCGACGCCATTTTTCCGCCACCGCATGGCAGTGACGTCGATGGAGCAGATCGAGCAGCTCAAAGCCTGCGGGGTCCAAACGCTCGATATCGTGGGGGAGCTTGAACCGGATCCTCCCGCAAGGGACGGGGCGATTCAGGAGCCGCCCGAAGCCGGCGATACTGCGCCCATCCTCGCCACGCCTCGGGAAAACGACGCTATTCCTTTCGAAGAAGAACTGCCGGCTGCCAAGCTCGTCTATACCGCCGCGAAAAATGTCATCGAAGAAGCGATGCTCGACGTGCGCATGGGGCGCGACATCAACATGGATGCCGTCAATCAGGTGGTGTCCGAGATGGCCGACAGCGTCATCCGGAATCCTGACGCGCTGACTAGTCTCTCGCGGTTGAAGCATTTTGACGAATATACGTTCTTCCATTCAGTCAACACGTCGGTGCTGGCCTTGTCGCTCGGGCGCAACTTGGACATCGACGACACCTCCTTGCATCAACTCGGTGTCGGCACCTTGCTGCACGATATCGGGAAGACCAAAATTCCGTTGGAGATTTTGAATAAGCCGGGCAAATATGAAGCCCATGAATTCGAGATCATGAAGCAGCACGTCATGCGGGGCGCCGAAGTGCTTTCGCAAACGACCGGGTTGACCGATTGCTATTTGAAGCCGGCTCTCGAACACCATGAACGGGTGGACGGAACCGGCTACCCCTATCAGCGTCAGAAGTGCGATCTCAGCCAGTTCGGGATGATGGCGGCCGTCGTGGATATTTACGATGCCATCACGAGCGAACGCTGCTACCACAAGGCCAAACCGGCGCATGAAGCGCTTCAATTCCTCTATCTCATCTCACAAAAAGGCCATCTCGAGCATACGCTCGTCCAGCGGTTTATCCAGATTGTCGGCGTCTATCCGGTCGGCTCCGTCGTCCGGCTCAATACCGGGGAAATTGCAGTCGTCAGCCGAATCAATCGGTCCACCCCTCTTGAGCCCGTCGTCATGGTGGTCAAGAGCGACGGCAATGCGACGATGGCGAATCCGGAGACCGTCGATCTGGCTCACACCGAGGGGGCGTCGAAGCGGTCGATTGTGGCGGTGACGGATCCCGCCAGCACCGGCATTGATCCCACCGTCTATCTCGATCAGAGGTCTGCATGA
- a CDS encoding hypothetical protein (Evidence 4 : Unknown function but conserved in other organisms; MaGe:77308356) yields the protein MSGTKQISVEQLIPGMFIVEMDLPWYRTPFLFHKRLIRDVETITVMKQHGVRHVTIDTTKGLDLQILTSTPSAKPELPAAVPNSEAPDCETVEESGSIPIFISRSVSAVYGEAREAVERIFTDLERGVPPAPAATKAIVGGVITQVLQDRSALLLHSTFHKVKQFDRSLGAHALDTAILSLVVAVESGIDSSLYEHLGIGALLHDVGYVRLPRNLVRKRDDCTESEQRLLEQHTQLGVTVLDEQAGFHPEVCRVVMEHHERCDGSGYPRKIAGDAISPLAQIVGIVDFYDKMISRRGGRPAMIPHDAVRQLFLVGERGQYPKLLVEAVIRSIGVYPVGSLVRLNTGEQAVVVGVNPEQRLKPQVKITGGPHGESYANPEQVDLSLPSQDKVSRTVLRVLDPIQERVNIAMYMGDAPDQAA from the coding sequence ATGAGCGGAACGAAGCAGATTTCTGTTGAGCAGTTGATACCGGGCATGTTCATCGTAGAGATGGATCTTCCCTGGTATCGCACACCCTTTCTCTTCCATAAACGCCTGATTCGCGATGTCGAAACGATTACGGTGATGAAGCAGCATGGCGTCCGGCACGTCACCATCGATACAACGAAAGGGTTGGACCTACAGATACTGACATCCACACCATCCGCCAAACCTGAACTTCCGGCGGCTGTGCCGAATAGTGAAGCCCCCGACTGTGAAACGGTGGAGGAATCCGGCTCCATCCCCATCTTCATAAGCCGCAGCGTGTCCGCGGTGTATGGGGAAGCGCGCGAGGCGGTGGAGCGTATCTTTACCGACTTGGAACGCGGAGTCCCCCCGGCTCCGGCCGCCACCAAGGCGATTGTAGGTGGCGTCATCACGCAAGTATTGCAGGACCGCAGCGCACTTCTGTTGCACAGCACCTTCCACAAGGTCAAACAGTTCGACCGGTCGCTGGGCGCCCATGCCTTGGACACGGCCATCTTGTCGCTGGTCGTTGCCGTTGAAAGCGGCATCGATTCGTCTCTCTACGAACATCTGGGGATCGGTGCGCTTTTGCACGATGTCGGTTACGTCAGACTTCCTCGCAACCTAGTCCGCAAACGGGACGACTGCACGGAGTCGGAGCAGCGCCTGTTAGAACAACATACCCAATTGGGCGTGACGGTGCTTGACGAGCAAGCTGGGTTTCATCCAGAAGTGTGCCGAGTGGTCATGGAGCATCATGAGCGTTGCGATGGAAGCGGATATCCGCGAAAGATAGCGGGCGATGCTATTTCGCCACTGGCTCAAATTGTTGGAATCGTAGACTTCTACGACAAGATGATCAGCCGCCGTGGTGGCCGGCCGGCGATGATTCCTCACGACGCGGTCCGTCAATTATTTCTGGTTGGAGAGCGCGGACAATACCCCAAGCTGTTAGTTGAAGCAGTTATCCGAAGTATCGGCGTATACCCCGTGGGAAGCCTCGTTCGTTTGAATACCGGAGAGCAAGCGGTGGTGGTCGGAGTCAACCCGGAACAGCGCTTGAAGCCGCAAGTGAAGATTACCGGAGGGCCGCATGGAGAATCCTATGCCAATCCTGAACAGGTGGATCTCTCCCTCCCTTCGCAAGATAAGGTATCGCGCACCGTCTTACGCGTACTGGACCCTATTCAAGAGCGTGTCAATATTGCCATGTACATGGGCGATGCCCCGGATCAGGCAGCCTAA
- a CDS encoding putative Histidine kinase (Evidence 3 : Putative function from multiple computational evidences; Product type e : enzyme; MaGe:77308357) produces MKQLPQGRRPASIRPVKKRPAQEHQGLLDGLPIGVILLSQDGVIAAMNAESARLCGAGVTSAIGASFPELWERLTEQTAAVTKQIIQQVFRTKQPKQPAQVCLQCDSNRSIPVEWTCMPASFGRQVGVSISLQDKSREQELTYDRNRLASIADESPYPILELDDQASLLYANPMMSELLTQFGYGTDGFPQVAPQGLLDLVQRCLDSNRPIQEIASRLPDARYAWVFCPVQADRHVRGYAVDLTEMQRTKEALHASAEELTAKNLRLDRALQEAQAATHTKAAFLATVSHELRTPMNGVIGMTSLLMDTGLAPEQRSYAETIRQCGEALLHLINDVLECSKIEAGKLELESIEFNLRTTVDDVLKQFAERAESKGLELTGLIHATVPTGLRGDPGRLRQVLTNLVGNAIKFTERGDVALQVYLEEETTGDARLRFDVTDSGIGISQEIQDKLFQPFVQADSTMTRQYGGTGLGLSISKQLIELMGGRIGVMSAPGRGSTFWCTVRFPKQPSSVSAILPTADLQGRRVLIVDDNESNRLILHHLVTGWGMRDVLAENAATAVAHIEDASWRGAPFDCAIVDVVMPGKDGLQLAAELQSLPCAAPTRIIVMTSLLQRGHAERARKVGAKGYLTKPVRHDELRDCLRTVLGMSAVSVNVPQADDTATPRLVTRHTLAEPSTRRRVLVVEDNSVNQKLAVRMLEKLGYRPDLVENGQEALAALDAGAYDAVLMDCQMPVMDGFEATATIRRQEAAGKRYVGAGHLPIIAVTANAMQGDRERCLAAGMDAYLSKPIKLEDVKTTLARWIAAPASEEAQTGAGNHANAAPDGQRVFNPSQMLQNIGDDHDLLIQLIDLFLERQTDMMRQIRQAVSLRDAATVERAAHTLKGTAGNLCAQEVALAAGRLETIGRQGTLHDAPAIYAQLEMEILRLCRALEQYRGANGAAAQAA; encoded by the coding sequence ATGAAGCAGCTTCCACAAGGACGGCGTCCCGCCTCGATTCGACCGGTGAAGAAACGGCCGGCGCAGGAGCATCAAGGACTTCTGGACGGGCTGCCGATCGGCGTCATCCTGCTGAGCCAGGATGGAGTCATCGCGGCGATGAATGCAGAAAGCGCCCGTTTGTGCGGAGCAGGCGTAACAAGCGCTATTGGCGCATCGTTTCCGGAACTGTGGGAGCGGTTGACCGAGCAGACGGCGGCCGTCACCAAACAGATCATTCAGCAAGTCTTTCGCACGAAGCAGCCCAAGCAACCCGCTCAAGTCTGTCTACAGTGCGACTCCAACCGCTCCATTCCGGTTGAGTGGACCTGTATGCCGGCCAGCTTCGGCCGGCAAGTCGGCGTCTCGATCAGTCTTCAGGACAAGTCTCGGGAACAGGAGCTGACGTACGATCGCAACCGGCTCGCATCGATTGCCGATGAAAGCCCCTACCCAATTCTTGAGCTCGACGATCAGGCCAGTCTGCTCTATGCCAATCCCATGATGAGCGAGCTGTTGACTCAATTCGGCTACGGAACCGACGGCTTTCCTCAAGTGGCTCCGCAGGGATTGCTCGATCTTGTCCAGCGCTGTCTGGACTCAAATAGGCCTATCCAGGAAATTGCCTCCCGCCTCCCCGACGCGCGGTATGCCTGGGTCTTCTGCCCGGTGCAGGCAGACCGCCATGTTCGTGGATATGCCGTAGACCTGACCGAAATGCAGCGGACGAAAGAAGCCCTCCATGCCTCGGCTGAGGAACTGACTGCGAAAAATCTGCGACTGGATCGGGCGCTTCAGGAAGCGCAAGCCGCCACGCATACCAAAGCGGCATTTCTTGCGACCGTCAGTCATGAACTGCGCACTCCCATGAATGGAGTGATTGGCATGACCAGCTTGTTGATGGATACCGGACTGGCGCCAGAACAGCGCTCGTACGCCGAGACCATTCGCCAATGCGGGGAAGCGCTCCTGCACTTGATTAACGATGTGCTGGAGTGCAGTAAAATCGAAGCGGGAAAACTCGAGTTGGAATCGATCGAGTTTAATCTGCGCACGACCGTGGACGATGTGCTAAAGCAGTTTGCCGAACGAGCCGAATCCAAGGGATTGGAATTGACCGGTCTCATTCATGCCACCGTGCCCACCGGGCTGCGAGGCGACCCGGGCCGGCTCCGCCAGGTCCTGACAAATCTCGTCGGGAACGCAATTAAGTTTACCGAGCGTGGAGATGTCGCTCTGCAGGTGTATCTCGAAGAGGAAACCACCGGCGACGCGCGGCTCCGATTCGATGTGACCGACAGCGGCATCGGCATCAGCCAGGAAATCCAGGACAAGCTCTTTCAGCCGTTCGTCCAAGCGGATTCGACCATGACCCGGCAGTATGGAGGAACGGGGCTCGGCTTATCGATTTCCAAACAGTTGATTGAATTGATGGGTGGACGGATCGGCGTCATGAGCGCGCCGGGGCGCGGCAGCACCTTCTGGTGTACGGTCCGCTTTCCGAAGCAGCCCTCATCGGTGTCGGCGATTCTTCCCACGGCGGATCTTCAAGGCCGCCGTGTGCTCATCGTGGATGACAATGAGTCCAATCGGCTCATCCTGCATCATCTGGTCACCGGCTGGGGCATGCGGGATGTCCTTGCGGAGAATGCGGCCACCGCCGTGGCGCACATTGAGGACGCTTCGTGGCGTGGAGCTCCATTCGATTGTGCGATTGTCGATGTCGTGATGCCTGGCAAAGACGGCTTGCAATTAGCAGCTGAGCTGCAAAGCCTCCCCTGTGCCGCGCCGACGCGGATCATTGTCATGACTTCTTTATTGCAGCGAGGACATGCCGAGCGAGCGCGCAAGGTGGGGGCCAAAGGCTATCTTACCAAGCCAGTTCGGCATGATGAATTGCGCGATTGTCTGCGCACAGTGCTGGGAATGTCTGCGGTTTCAGTCAATGTACCGCAGGCAGACGATACCGCCACACCGCGCTTGGTCACACGGCATACCTTGGCAGAGCCTTCTACACGTCGAAGGGTGCTCGTTGTCGAAGACAACAGCGTCAATCAGAAGCTCGCCGTGCGGATGCTGGAGAAGCTGGGGTATCGGCCCGATTTAGTCGAGAATGGGCAAGAGGCCTTGGCCGCACTCGACGCAGGTGCCTATGACGCGGTTCTCATGGATTGCCAGATGCCGGTCATGGACGGGTTCGAGGCCACGGCGACGATTCGGCGCCAAGAAGCAGCCGGAAAGCGCTATGTCGGCGCCGGCCATTTGCCGATCATTGCGGTGACGGCCAATGCGATGCAAGGCGATCGTGAACGCTGTCTTGCCGCCGGCATGGATGCGTACCTTTCCAAGCCTATCAAGCTGGAGGATGTGAAAACCACACTGGCGCGATGGATCGCGGCTCCGGCATCGGAAGAAGCACAGACGGGCGCAGGGAACCACGCGAATGCCGCGCCCGATGGCCAGAGGGTTTTCAACCCATCGCAAATGCTCCAGAATATTGGAGACGATCACGATCTTCTGATTCAATTGATCGACCTGTTTCTCGAACGCCAGACTGACATGATGCGTCAGATCCGGCAGGCCGTCTCTCTTCGCGACGCGGCGACGGTGGAGCGGGCGGCGCACACGCTCAAAGGCACCGCCGGAAACCTCTGTGCTCAGGAAGTGGCACTGGCCGCAGGGCGGCTCGAAACCATTGGCCGGCAGGGAACGCTTCACGACGCTCCGGCCATCTATGCACAGCTCGAAATGGAAATTCTTCGCCTATGCCGCGCCCTCGAACAGTATCGCGGGGCGAACGGTGCCGCGGCTCAAGCCGCATAA
- a CDS encoding Flagellar assembly factor FliW (MaGe:77308358): MQCRSTRFGTCDVRPDAVLTFPSGILGFPDCRRYVILDHDTDAPFKWLQSLDEPGLAFVILDPATFHPKYDVQVSSEALLEVNGKDDDELILSVLLTIPSNDPTGITANLRGPLLMNPRTKLCKQLILSDSYPTRFPLFSHKPSVEPLTAKPAASAACSS, translated from the coding sequence ATGCAGTGTCGTTCGACTCGTTTCGGTACCTGCGATGTGCGTCCCGATGCCGTGCTGACGTTTCCAAGCGGCATCCTTGGATTTCCAGACTGCCGCCGCTACGTCATTCTCGACCACGACACAGACGCGCCGTTCAAATGGTTGCAGTCGCTCGACGAACCGGGATTGGCCTTTGTGATTCTCGATCCGGCTACATTCCATCCGAAATACGACGTCCAGGTTTCCTCTGAAGCGCTGCTGGAGGTGAATGGCAAAGATGACGACGAGTTGATCCTGTCTGTGCTGCTCACGATTCCTTCCAACGACCCAACCGGCATTACGGCTAATCTGCGGGGGCCCCTTCTGATGAACCCTCGGACAAAACTCTGCAAGCAACTGATCCTCTCCGACAGCTATCCCACTCGCTTCCCGTTGTTCTCACACAAGCCTTCCGTAGAACCGCTGACTGCCAAGCCTGCCGCCTCGGCTGCCTGTTCCAGCTAA
- a CDS encoding Translational regulator CsrA 2 (MaGe:77308359) has protein sequence MLVLTRRRGEGVTIGPDIRVIVLGMKGGQVRLGIEAPHSVEVHRDEVYARIQDENHLASKTHVIPLDAFRQLLPPKRRSAL, from the coding sequence ATGCTGGTCCTGACACGACGACGCGGCGAAGGTGTGACCATCGGTCCGGATATCCGGGTCATCGTGCTTGGCATGAAGGGTGGACAGGTTCGCCTGGGAATCGAGGCGCCGCACAGCGTTGAGGTGCATCGCGATGAAGTCTATGCGCGGATTCAAGACGAGAATCATCTGGCCTCGAAAACGCACGTTATTCCGCTCGACGCATTTCGGCAGCTGCTCCCGCCGAAACGGCGAAGCGCGTTATAA
- a CDS encoding Flagellin (MaGe:77308360): protein MRVTEQQTFGVLVNNLERSRARSLELQQQVSTGKKVRKPSDDPSAFNHISLDKASVASIEQRLRNISFGRTRLDLSDKLLNSTTDTLSRIQELAVQFGSDTNGPAERVIGSREVRQLYSLVQQYANAELNGQAVFTGTSTHGRTTGLAITTPVTLTDGVNDSLVISVDGVTSGTIDLTSATGSLTETALAARVQTQINADAALTASGKHVTVTFETDHLVIASDAHGAGSTVTITGGTARAALGLVGGSRTTGDKPFALTATTSPGSTNTGGAVINQGTIVDDNLATLDDYVIRFSSATQYDVLDVTVPVNVAKNSANTGGAFASDAGIIGPANLTLNSYTIQFTSSTQYNIVNTTTSTTVSSGNTYVSGNAIEFDGLRIVLTNSDRGGPQSGDAYAVSLAPRTVLANQTYSTGSDISFDGIRVQLSTGSGAPAAGDRFAVVTGLQYQGDAGVHQVEVGNNQTVPTNVSGDRAFSGPNIDLFASIKTLVTSLRSNYRGGIRDTIGAVGTGLSQVGAVLGEVGALSNRLTGSAGRLDEFKSFFTQTLSETEDVDLAKAISDLTLQQYAIEAASRTLNQLFGNSLLKYLQ, encoded by the coding sequence ATGCGTGTAACTGAGCAACAAACATTCGGCGTCTTGGTCAATAATCTGGAGCGGTCCCGCGCGCGGTCGTTAGAGCTGCAACAGCAGGTTTCGACGGGAAAGAAAGTGCGCAAACCTTCCGACGATCCAAGCGCCTTCAACCATATCAGTCTCGATAAAGCGTCGGTCGCCTCAATCGAACAACGATTGCGCAACATTTCCTTTGGCCGGACGCGACTCGATTTAAGCGACAAACTGCTGAACAGCACGACGGATACCCTCAGCCGGATTCAAGAACTCGCCGTCCAGTTCGGCAGCGATACGAACGGCCCGGCGGAACGCGTGATCGGATCCCGCGAAGTCCGCCAGCTCTATTCACTGGTTCAGCAATATGCCAATGCCGAGCTGAACGGGCAGGCGGTCTTTACCGGCACCAGCACCCATGGACGGACGACGGGACTCGCGATAACCACGCCCGTCACGCTGACCGACGGTGTCAATGATAGTCTCGTGATCTCGGTCGACGGCGTGACGTCCGGCACAATCGATTTGACCTCGGCGACCGGAAGCTTGACCGAGACCGCCCTCGCGGCTCGTGTCCAAACTCAGATCAACGCCGATGCCGCACTAACCGCATCTGGCAAGCATGTCACCGTCACGTTTGAAACGGATCATCTCGTCATTGCGTCCGATGCTCATGGGGCTGGCTCGACGGTGACGATTACCGGAGGCACCGCGCGCGCCGCATTAGGGCTGGTGGGAGGAAGCCGGACAACCGGAGATAAACCGTTTGCGCTTACGGCCACGACCAGTCCGGGATCGACCAATACGGGTGGCGCGGTAATCAATCAAGGGACGATCGTAGACGATAACCTGGCAACTCTCGACGATTATGTCATTCGGTTTTCATCGGCGACGCAGTACGACGTTTTGGACGTGACGGTGCCCGTCAATGTGGCCAAGAACAGCGCCAATACCGGAGGCGCGTTTGCCTCCGATGCCGGGATTATCGGACCGGCCAATTTGACTCTCAACTCGTATACGATCCAATTCACCTCCAGCACGCAATACAACATCGTTAACACGACGACGAGTACGACGGTATCGTCCGGAAACACGTATGTGTCGGGCAACGCCATTGAGTTCGACGGCCTCCGGATCGTGCTGACCAATAGCGATCGCGGCGGACCGCAAAGCGGCGATGCCTATGCGGTGAGCCTTGCCCCGCGAACCGTATTGGCCAATCAAACGTACAGCACGGGAAGCGATATCAGCTTCGACGGCATACGGGTGCAACTGTCCACCGGCAGCGGCGCGCCAGCGGCAGGCGATCGATTTGCGGTGGTGACAGGATTGCAATATCAAGGCGATGCCGGCGTCCATCAGGTAGAGGTCGGCAACAATCAAACCGTGCCTACCAACGTGTCCGGGGATCGAGCGTTCAGCGGTCCCAATATCGACTTGTTTGCCTCGATCAAGACCCTGGTAACCTCGCTTCGATCGAATTATCGCGGCGGCATTCGCGATACGATCGGCGCGGTCGGCACGGGGCTTAGCCAGGTCGGCGCCGTCTTGGGGGAAGTCGGAGCGTTGTCGAATCGATTGACGGGCAGCGCTGGACGGCTGGATGAATTCAAGAGCTTTTTTACTCAAACACTTTCGGAAACGGAGGACGTCGATTTGGCGAAAGCGATTTCCGACCTCACCTTGCAGCAATATGCGATTGAAGCCGCCAGCCGGACGCTGAACCAACTGTTTGGAAACTCTCTCCTGAAATATCTGCAATAA
- a CDS encoding Flagellar hook-associated protein flgK (MaGe:77308361), which translates to MVGLNSLFDIARTALNTAQQALSVSGHNISNVNTPGYSRQEAVLTERPPINGQPGMTGTGVQATSIRRHVDRFVEQQLTVSDQTLGRLSVSRDELFRLQNIFGDSNDQGIGAALSEFFQGLQDVSTSPGESAARSVLLGKAAQLTASLNQAASDLTNARASLNFQVSQTITEINSLTTQLAELNGKIVTAEVTGQNANDLRDQRQLALNQLAQRIDITSIENGTGGLTVFAARGQVVVEGDTHRDLAAVASADNEGLFDVGYSTGGTRTVSLDRQITSGRLRALLDLRDTTVQGLQDQFDRIASTLSNAVNLIHRQGYGLDGSTGRDFFTPPTVTTQADSTNQGTAEIGGGTVAANSLLTFHDYEVQFTSPTTYSIVDATTGATIRGNYTGTAISAPSSAAPFSIVTGTNDTLTVAVDGVASGTITLTGAASPGQAYTSGAALAQEIQAKINADATLQAGGKTVSATFDTATNRVVLTSNGTSATSAVNVTGGNARTSLGLLAGTSTAASGTYSDPSTFIFDGISVTLSGTPASNDVFRVNSYRDNAGKLAVALTDPATVAASSTRAGIPGNNATLLQLVALQYRQFASLNNTTLHDAYRGTAANLGVSAQTADREQTAQQILRDQIDTFRAQVSGVSIDEELVNLVKFQRGFEAAARLVRVTDEMFDTLLTLKR; encoded by the coding sequence ATGGTCGGCCTCAATTCACTCTTTGACATCGCTCGAACCGCCCTGAACACCGCTCAGCAAGCGCTGTCAGTCAGTGGACACAACATCTCCAACGTCAACACGCCAGGGTATTCGCGGCAGGAAGCGGTGTTGACGGAGCGGCCGCCGATCAATGGCCAGCCCGGCATGACGGGAACCGGCGTGCAGGCCACCTCGATCCGGCGCCATGTCGATCGCTTCGTCGAGCAACAGCTCACGGTCTCCGATCAAACGCTCGGGCGTCTTTCCGTCTCTCGCGACGAACTCTTTCGCCTGCAAAACATCTTTGGCGACAGTAACGATCAAGGCATCGGGGCCGCCCTCAGCGAGTTTTTCCAAGGATTGCAGGATGTCTCGACCTCGCCTGGCGAGTCGGCGGCGCGGTCGGTCTTGCTGGGAAAAGCGGCTCAACTGACGGCGAGTCTGAATCAAGCGGCCTCAGATCTTACGAACGCCCGCGCGTCGTTGAATTTTCAGGTTTCCCAAACCATTACAGAAATCAATAGTCTGACGACGCAATTAGCCGAACTGAACGGGAAGATCGTGACGGCGGAAGTGACCGGGCAAAATGCCAACGACCTCAGAGACCAACGTCAGCTCGCGCTGAATCAACTCGCCCAGCGCATCGATATCACCAGCATTGAAAATGGGACGGGCGGACTCACGGTCTTTGCGGCCCGTGGACAGGTGGTCGTAGAGGGCGACACGCATCGCGACCTGGCCGCGGTGGCCTCGGCGGATAATGAAGGGCTCTTTGACGTCGGTTATTCGACAGGCGGAACCAGGACGGTCAGTCTCGATCGGCAGATCACTAGCGGACGGCTTCGCGCTTTGCTCGACTTGCGGGACACCACGGTGCAGGGGTTGCAGGATCAATTCGATCGGATCGCCTCGACGCTGTCGAATGCCGTCAATCTGATTCATCGCCAGGGGTATGGTCTTGACGGGTCCACCGGACGAGACTTTTTTACACCTCCCACGGTGACGACGCAGGCGGACTCCACGAACCAGGGCACGGCGGAGATCGGCGGCGGAACCGTGGCAGCCAATAGCTTGCTGACCTTTCACGACTACGAGGTTCAGTTCACTTCTCCAACGACCTACTCCATTGTCGATGCCACCACAGGAGCGACGATTCGAGGAAATTATACCGGCACCGCGATATCGGCCCCTTCGAGTGCTGCGCCGTTCTCCATCGTCACCGGAACGAACGACACATTGACGGTCGCAGTCGACGGAGTCGCATCCGGCACGATCACACTGACAGGAGCCGCGTCGCCAGGCCAGGCCTATACCTCCGGCGCGGCGCTCGCCCAGGAAATCCAAGCGAAAATCAATGCCGATGCAACCTTGCAAGCTGGAGGAAAAACGGTCTCGGCCACATTCGACACCGCGACTAATCGAGTGGTTCTGACATCCAACGGAACCAGCGCCACCTCCGCAGTGAATGTGACAGGCGGCAATGCCAGAACCAGCCTTGGCCTGCTAGCAGGAACCAGCACTGCGGCTTCCGGAACCTATAGCGATCCTTCTACGTTTATCTTCGATGGCATCAGTGTCACACTGTCTGGCACGCCCGCATCGAATGACGTGTTTCGAGTCAACTCCTATCGCGACAACGCCGGCAAGCTGGCGGTCGCTCTGACGGATCCAGCCACCGTCGCCGCCTCCTCCACGCGCGCCGGCATCCCCGGCAACAACGCAACCTTACTGCAACTGGTGGCGCTCCAATACCGGCAGTTCGCCAGTTTGAATAACACGACATTGCATGACGCCTATCGCGGCACCGCGGCTAATCTCGGGGTCTCCGCCCAAACGGCCGACCGCGAGCAAACCGCCCAGCAAATTCTCCGTGACCAAATCGACACCTTCCGCGCGCAAGTCTCGGGAGTCTCGATTGATGAGGAGCTGGTCAATCTCGTCAAGTTTCAACGAGGCTTTGAAGCAGCGGCGCGCTTGGTCCGTGTAACCGACGAGATGTTCGATACCTTGTTGACCCTGAAACGCTAG
- a CDS encoding hypothetical protein (Evidence 4 : Unknown function but conserved in other organisms; MaGe:77308362): protein MLSVSTALSAQLETILLRELACCQSLLETVEAERHAIKALAIGDFHPINVRRLAILEQLQSIGEARDQAAGRIAAALSLPDVSLSMHALLDRWHGPESTVVRRHHGTLMVLAKHVREEIKQNVVLIDGIRGFVEHALTAGASALADGNAYNRTGKPALAHSLSAVLYQQG from the coding sequence ATGCTGTCGGTTTCAACGGCACTATCGGCACAATTAGAGACGATTCTTCTCCGAGAGCTGGCCTGCTGCCAGTCCCTTCTTGAAACGGTCGAGGCGGAACGGCACGCCATCAAAGCTCTCGCGATCGGCGACTTCCACCCTATCAATGTGCGCCGCCTTGCGATCCTTGAGCAACTCCAGTCGATTGGGGAGGCGCGCGATCAGGCTGCCGGCCGGATTGCCGCCGCGCTGTCGTTGCCCGATGTGTCCTTGTCGATGCACGCCCTGCTGGATCGCTGGCATGGTCCGGAGTCCACGGTCGTTCGCCGTCATCACGGCACGCTCATGGTTCTCGCCAAACATGTGCGTGAAGAGATTAAGCAGAACGTGGTGCTCATCGACGGGATTCGTGGGTTTGTCGAGCATGCCTTGACTGCGGGAGCCTCCGCCCTGGCAGACGGCAACGCATACAATAGGACGGGAAAGCCCGCGCTCGCACACTCGTTATCCGCGGTCCTCTACCAGCAGGGATAG